A window of the Lagopus muta isolate bLagMut1 chromosome 1, bLagMut1 primary, whole genome shotgun sequence genome harbors these coding sequences:
- the CHD4 gene encoding chromodomain-helicase-DNA-binding protein 4 isoform X6, with product MASGIGSPSPCSGGSDDDEMEILLNSAIPQHPEHEEEPEEELLSEAETLKIKKKKKPKKLKEPKVPKLSKRQKKELGDSSGEGNEFVEEEEEVLRSDSEGSDYTPGKKKKKKLGPKKEKKSKAKRKEEEEEEEEDDDSKEPKSSAQLLEDWGMEDIDHIFTEEDYRTLTNYKAFSQFVRPLIAAKNPKIAVSKMMMVLGAKWREFSTNNPFKGSSGASVAAAAAAAVAVVESMVTNVDAVLPQPPVDVPLRKAKTKEGKGPNARRKPKGSPRIPDIKKPKTKKVAPLKIKLGGFGSKRKRSSSEDDDLDVESDFDDASINSYSVSDGSTSRSSRSRKKLKAGKKKKKGEEDSTVAVDGYETDHQDYCEVCQQGGEIILCDTCPRAYHMVCLDPDMEKAPEGKWSCPHCEKEGIQWEAKEDNSEGEEILEDVVGDAEEEDDHHMEFCRVCKDGGELLCCDACPSSYHIHCLNPPLPEIPNGEWLCPRCTCPALKGKVQKILIWKWGQPPVGPAPPRPPDADPNAPPPKPLEGRPERQFFVKWQGMSYWHCSWVSELQLELHCQVMFRNYQRKNDMDEPPSGDFGGEEEKSRKRKNKDPKYAEMEERFYRYGIKPEWMMIHRILNHSVDKKGNVHYLIKWRDLPYDQASWESEDVDIQDYDLYKQAYWNHRELMRGEEGRPGKKLKKVKMRKLERPPETPTVDPTVKYDRQPEYLDVTGGTLHPYQLEGLNWLRFSWAQGTDTILADEMGLGKTVQTAVFLYSLYKEGHSKGPFLVSAPLSTIINWEREFEMWAPDMYVVTYVGDKDSRAIIRENEFTFEDNAIRGGKKASRMKKEAAVKFHVLLTSYELITIDMAILGSIDWACLIVDEAHRLKNNQSKFFRVLNGYSLQHKLLLTGTPLQNNLEELFHLLNFLTPERFHNLEGFLEEFADIAKEDQIKKLHDMLGPHMLRRLKADVFKNMPSKTELIVRVELSPMQKKYYKYILTRNFEALNARGGGNQVSLLNVVMDLKKCCNHPYLFPVAAMEAPKMPNGMYDGSALIRASGKLLLLQKMLKNLKEGGHRVLIFSQMTKMLDLLEDFLEHEGYKYERIDGGITGNMRQEAIDRFNAPGAQQFCFLLSTRAGGLGINLATADTVIIYDSDWNPHNDIQAFSRAHRIGQNKKVMIYRFVTRASVEERITQVAKKKMMLTHLVVRPGLGSKTGSMSKQELDDILKFGTEELFKDEATEGGDNKEGEDSSVIHYDDKAIERLLDRNQDETEDTELQGMNEYLSSFKVAQYVVREEEMGEEEEVEREIIKQEESVDPDYWEKLLRHHYEQQQEDLARNLGKGKRIRKQVNYNDGSQEDRDWQDDQSDNQSDYSVASEEGDEDFDERSEAARRPSRKGLRNDKDKPLPPLLARVGGNIEVLGFNARQRKAFLNAIMRYGMPPQDAFTTQWLVRDLRGKSEKEFKAYVSLFMRHLCEPGADGAETFADGVPREGLSRQHVLTRIGVMSLIRKKVQEFEHVNGRWSMPELAEIEENKKLSQPSSPSPKTPTPSTPGDTQPNTPAPAPPPEEGIKAEEGASNKEQGESAEPEKEISASANDAEVPMECAQPAEAAPQEAKSPVNSTEADEKKEEPEVKERTDEPMEVESKADVEKVEDRTPTENTSEPPIITLDEKDEKKDDDKRDVVMLQNGEMLKESADERHKKAVKQRFMFNIADGGFTELHSLWQNEERAATVTKKTYEIWHRRHDYWLLAGIINHGYARWQDIQNDPRYAILNEPFKGEMNRGNFLEIKNKFLARRFKLLEQALVIEEQLRRAAYLNMSEDPSHPSMALNTRFAEVECLAESHQHLSKESMAGNKPANAVLHKVLKQLEELLSDMKADVTRLPATIARIPPVAVRLQMSERNILSRLANRSSEPPPPPPPQQVAQQQ from the exons ATGGCATCAGGCATCGGATCTCCGTCGCCGTGCTCAGGGGGCAGTGATGATGATGAGATGGAGATTCTGCTGAACAGTGCTATCCCCCAGCATCCAG AACATGAAGAGGAGCCAGAAGAAGAGCTTCTGTCGGAGGCTGAGACACTCAAAatcaaaaagaagaagaaacccAAGAAGCTAAAGGAACCCAAAGTGCCCAAACTCAGCAAGCGTCAGAAGAAGGAG cttGGGGACAGTTCTGGTGAGGGCAATGAGTTtgtggaggaagaggaggaggttCTGCGCTCTGATAGTGAAGGCAGTGACTACACtcctggaaagaagaaaaagaagaaattaggaccgaagaaggaaaagaaaagcaaagcaaagcgcaaggaggaagaagaggaggaggaagaagatgatgaCTCCAAG GAGCCAAAGTCATCTGCTCAGCTCCTGGAGGACTGGGGCATGGAGGATATTGATCATATCTTCACAGAGGAGGATTACCGCACTCTCACCAACTACAAAGCTTTCAGCCAGTTTGTTAG ACCACTTATTGCAGCCAAGAACCCTAAAATAGCTGTGTCGAAGATGATGATGGTACTGGGAGCCAAGTGGAGGGAGTTTAGCACAAATAACCCCTTCAAGGGAAGTTCAGGtgcatctgtggctgctgctgcagctgcagctgttgcaGTAGTGGAGAGTATGGTGACAAACGTGGATGCTGTGCTGCCGCAGCCCCCTGTAGATGTGCCACTCAGGAAAGCCAAGACGAAGGAAGGCAAAG GCCCCAATGCCCGACGAAAGCCAAAGGGCAGTCCTCGTATTCCTGATATCAAGAAACCTAAAACAAAGAAAGTGGCACCTTTGAAAATCAAACTGGGAGGATTTGGTTCCAAGCGCAAAAGGTCATCA AGTGAAGATGATGACCTGGATGTGGAGTCAGACTTTGATGATGCCAGCATCAACAGCTACTCTGTTTCAGATGGATCTACAAGTCGCAGTAGCCGCAGTCGTAAAAAACtcaaagctggaaaaaagaaaaagaaag GTGAGGAGGACTCCACAGTGGCTGTGGATGGCTATGAGACTGATCACCAGGACTACTGTGAGGTGTGCCAGCAGGGAGGAGAAATCATACTGTGTGACACCTGTCCTCGTGCCTACCATATGGTTTGCCTGGACCCAGACATGGAGAAAGCCCCAGAGGGCAAATGGAGCTGCCCACACTGC GAAAAAGAGGGCATTCAGTGGGAAGCAAAGGAGGATAACTCTGAAGGTGAAGAGATCCTGGAAGATGTTGTGGGGGATGCTGAAGAGGAAGACGACCACCATATGGAGTTCTGTAGAGTCTGCAAGGAtggaggagagctgctgtgctgtgatgcaTGTCCTTCATCCTATCACATTCACTGTCTGAATCCCCCATTGCCAGAGATTCCCAATGGGGAGTGGCTGTGTCCACGCTGCACT TGCCCAGCTCTGAAAGGAAAGGTTCAGAAGATCTTGATCTGGAAATGGGGTCAGCCCCCAGTTGGCCCTGCACCTCCACGTCCACCTGATGCAGATCCTAATGCTCCTCCCCCTAAGCCTCTGGAGGGTCGACCTGAAAGGCAGTTCTTTGTCAAATGGCAGGGCATGTCCTACTGGCACTGCTCTTGGGTGTCAGAATTGCAG ctggagctgcactgTCAGGTAATGTTTCGAAACTACCAACGCAAGAATGATATGGATGAGCCACCTTCAGGGGACTttggaggagaagaggagaaaagtcgtaagagaaaaaacaaggaCCCCAAATATGCTGAAATGGAGGAGCGCTTCTATCGATATGGGATCAAACCAGAGTGGATGATGATCCATAGAATCCTTAATCATAG TGTGGATAAGAAGGGGAACGTCCACTATTTGATTAAATGGAGAGATCTACCCTATGACCAGGCATCATGGGAAAGTGAGGATGTGGATATCCAAGATTATGACCTTTACAAGCAAGCCTACTGGAATCACAG GGAGCTGATGAGGGGTGAAGAAGGAAGGCCTGGTAAGAAGctaaagaaagtgaagatgcGGAAACTGGAAAGGCCCCCTGAAACTCCCACAGTAGAT CCGACGGTGAAGTATGACCGGCAGCCAGAGTACCTTGATGTAACAGGGGGAACCTTGCATCCTTACCAACTGGAAGGACTGAACTGGCTGCGATTCTCTTGGGCCCAGGGCACAGATACAATCTTAGCTGATGAAATGGGTCTGGGAAAGACTGTGCAGACAGCTGTGTTCCTGTATTCCCTATACAAAGAG GGCCACTCAAAGGGGCCCTTCTTGGTGAGTGCCCCCCTCTCCACAATCATCAACTGGGAACGAGAATTTGAGATGTGGGCACCAGATATGTATGTAGTGACCTACGTTGGGGACAAAGACAGTCGAGCAATCATCCGTGAGAATGAGTTCACTTTTGAGGATAATGCCATACGTGGAGGCAAAAAAGCATCCAGAATGAAG aAGGAGGCAGCTGTGAAGTTCCATGTCCTTCTCACGTCTTATGAGTTGATCACAATTGATATGGCCATATTGGGATCTATTGACTGGGCATGTCTCATTGTAGATGAAGCTCATCGACTGAAGAACAATCAGTCTAAG TTCTTTCGTGTGCTGAATGGTTATTCCCTCCAGCATAAGCTGCTGCTTACAGGCACTCCCCTGCAGAACAACCTGGAAGAACTGTTTCACCTGCTGAACTTCCTGACACCAGAGAGATTCCA TAACTTGGAGGGCTTCTTAGAAGAGTTTGCAGATATTGCCAAGGAAGATCAGATCAAGAAGCTACATGACATGCTGGGCCCACATATGCTGAGACGCCTCAAAGCTGATGTTTTCAAGAACATGCCATCTAAGACTGAACTTATTGTCAGAGTGGAGTTGAGTCCTATGCAGAA gaaatactataaatatattttgacaAGGAACTTTGAGGCGCTGAATGCACGTGGTGGTGGTAACCAAGTTTCATTACTCAACGTTGTTATGGATCTGAAGAAGTGCTGTAACCACCCCTACCTCTTTCCTGTGGCTGCTATG GAAGCTCCAAAAATGCCAAATGGCATGTATGATGGTAGTGCTCTTATTCGAGCATCTGGAAAGTTGTTGCTGCTCCAGAAGATGTTAAAGAATCTCAAGGAAGGAGGTCACAGAGTGCTCATATTCTCTCAG ATGACTAAAATGTTAGACCTTCTGGAAGACTTTCTGGAACATGAAGGGTACAAATATGAGCGGATTGATGGAGGAATCACAGGAAACATGCGTCAAGAGGCTATTGATCGATTTAATG CTCCTGGTgctcagcagttctgctttctgctttcaacTCGAGCTGGGGGTCTTGGTATTAACTTGGCCACAGCAGATACTGTGATTATTTATGACTCAGACTGGAACCCACACAACGATATCCAG GCCTTCAGCCGTGCGCATAGGATTGGACAGAACAAGAAAGTAATGATATACCGCTTTGTGACAAGAGCATCAGTGGAGGAGCGCATCactcaggtggccaagaagaaaatgatgctAACTCATCTGGTAGTGAGACCAGGGTTGGGCTCCAAGACAGGCTCCATGTCCAAACAGGAACTTGATGACATTCTCAAATTTGGCACTGAAGAGCTCTTCAAGGATGAGGCTACTGAGGGGG GGGATAACAAAGAAGGTGAAGATAGCAGTGTTATCCACTATGATGACAAAGCAATTGAGCGTCTTTTGGATCGGAACCAGGATGAAACGGAAGACACAGAACTTCAGGGCATGAATGAGTATCTCAGCTCTTTCAAAGTGGCCCAGTATGTGGTTCGTGAAGAGGAGATGGGG gaggaagaagaagtgGAACGGGAGATTATTAAGCAGGAAGAGTCAGTGGATCCTGATTACTGGGAGAAACTGCTCCGCCACCAttatgagcagcagcaggaggatcTGGCTAGGAATCTGGGCAAGGGCAAACGTATTCGCAAGCAAGTTAACTACAATGATGGCTCACAGGAGGATAGAG actgGCAAGACGACCAGTCAGATAATCAGTCAGACTATTCAGTTGCTTCTGAAGAAGGGGATGAGGACTTTGATGAGAGATCTGAAG CAGCTCGTCGGCCTAGCCGCAAAGGCCTGAGAAATGATAAGGATAAGCCCCTGCCTCCTTTACTTGCCCGAGTGGGAGGGAACATTGAA GTCTTGGGTTTCAATGCCCGCCAGAGAAAAGCCTTTCTCAATGCTATCATGCGCTATGGAATGCCACCTCAGGATGCATTCACCACTCAGTGGCTTGTTCGGGATCTCCGTGGCAAGTCAGAGAAAGAGTTCAA GGCCTATGTCTCACTGTTCATGCGCCATTTATGTGAACCTGGAGCTGATGGTGCAGAGACGTTTGCAGATGGGGTCCCACGGGAAGGTCTTTCTCGACAGCATGTCCTTACTCGAATTGGGGTCATGTCACTCATACGCAAAAAG GTGCAGGAGTTTGAGCATGTGAATGGCCGCTGGAGTATGCCAGAACTGGCAGAGATAGAGGAGAACAAGAAACTTTCTCAGCCAAGCTCACCCTCTCCCAAAACACCGACTCCTTCAACACCAGGGGATACTCAGCCAAATACACCTGCCCCTGCCCCTCCTCCTG AAGAGGGAATAAAGGCAGAAGAAGGAGCCAGTAACAAGGAGCAAGGAGAATCTGCTGaaccagagaaagaaatcagtgcCTCTGCTAATGATGCAGAGGTCCCTATGGAG tgtgcccagccTGCGGAGGCTGCACCACAGGAAGCAAAATCCCCAGTGAACTCCACAGAAGcagatgagaagaaagaagaaccAGAGGTGAAGGAAAGAACAGATGAGCCAATGGAAGTGGAAAGCAAAG CTGATGTGGAGAAAGTAGAAGACAGAACACCTACTGAGAATACCTCTGAACCTCCTATAATCACCTTGGATGAGAAAG ATGAGAAAAAGGATGATGATAAGAGAGACGTGGTGATGCTGCAGAATGGAGAGATGCTGAAAGAGTCAGCAGATGAAAGGCACAAAAAGGCAGTAAAGCAACGGTTCATGTTCAACATAGCTGATGGTGGCTTCACAG AATTACACTCCCTTTGGCAGAATGAAGAGCGGGCTGCAACTGTCACAAAGAAGACATATGAGATCTGGCATCGGCGTCATGACTACTGGCTGCTCGCTGGAATTATCAA TCATGGCTATGCCCGTTGGCAAGATATTCAGAATGATCCGCGTTACGCCATCCTCAATGAACCCTTCAAGGGGGAGATGAACAGGGGTAACTTCCTggaaataaagaacaaattCTTGGCAAGGAGATTCAAG CTCCTGGAGCAGGCACTGGTGATTGAGGAGCAGTTGCGGCGAGCTGCCTATCTGAATATGTCAGAAGACCCCTCTCATCCCTCAATGGCTCTGAACACACGTTTTGCAGAGGTGGAGTGCCTGGCTGAGAGTCACCAGCATCTATCCAAGGAGTCAATGGCTGGGAATAAGCCTGCCaatgctgtgctgcacaaaG TTCTGAAGCAGCTAGAGGAACTTCTGAGTGACATGAAGGCAGATGTGACACGCTTGCCTGCCACTATTGCCCGTATCCCGCCGGTGGCAGTGCGCCTGCAGATGTCAGAACGCAACATCCTCAGCAGGCTCGCCAACCGCAGCAGTGAGCCCCCTCCACCGCCCCCTCCCCAACAA GTGGCGCAGCAGCAGTGA